The DNA segment CCATCTTCCTGCTCCCATCTTCCCACTTCCATCTCCCAGCTTCCAACTCCCAGCTTCCAACTCCTAAACTTCTAACTTAAAAAAATGGCATCAAAACCAAGCATTCCAAAAGGTACAAGAGATTTTTCACCTGCCGAGGTGGCAAAACGTCAATATATTATAGCAACCATCAAAAGTAATTTCGAGAAATTTGGTTTCCAACCCATAGAAACGCCTTCGTTTGAAAACTCCGAAACTCTGATGGGAAAATACGGAGAAGAAGGTGATCGGTTGATTTTCAAGATTTTGAATTCCGGTGATTATTTGGCGAAAGCCGATGCCACTTTATTGCAAAATAAAGAAAGCAATAAGTTGACTTCAAACATCTCCGAGAAAGCCTTGCGTTACGATTTGACCGTTCCATTTGCAAGATACGTGGTGCAACATCAAAGCGAGATTGAGTTTCCATTCAAAAGATACCAAATTCAACCCGTTTGGCGTGCCGATCGACCGCAAAAAGGACGTTTCAGGGAGTTTTTTCAATGCGATGCCGATGTTGTCGGGTCAAAATCCTTGTGGCAAGAAGTAGAATTGGTGCAATTATATGATTCGGTTTTTACCCAATTAGGTTTGGAAGGCGTCACCATTAAAATCAATAATAGAAAAATCCTTTCGGGAATTGCCGAAGTTATTGGAGCCAAAGACAAATTGATTGATTTCACGGTAGCTTTGGACAAACTCGACAAAATAGGCGAGGATGGCGTAAAAAAAGAAATGATCGAGAAAGGAATTGCAGAATCGGCAATAGAAAAAGTGCAACCGTTGTTTAATTTCACGGGAACCATTTCGGAAAAAATAGAAAAGCTTTCCGCTTTATTGGCCGAGTCCGAAGAAGGATTGAAAGGGGTGGAAGAGTTGCGATTTATTTGTGACAACGTGACAAGCCTTGGTTTGAATAAAGCTGTTTTAGATTTGGATGTGACCTTGGCTCGTGGATTGAATTATTATACCGGAGCTATTTTTGAAGTTGCGGCACCAAAAACGGTTTCGATGGGTTCCATCGGAGGTGGCGGAAGGTATGATGATTTGACCGGGATTTTTGGTTTGAAAGATATGAGTGGAGTAGGGATTTCTTTTGGATTGGACCGAATTTATTTGGTTATCGAAGAATTGAATTTGTTTCCAGAAACCGTGACTTCGACCTCAAAAGCCTTGTTTATCAATTATGGCGAAAAAGAAGCTTTTTATTCGATGAAAGCCATCACGAAATTGCGCAGTTTTGGAGTAAAAGTGGAATTGTATCCTGATAATGTAAAAGTCGGTAAACAGTTTCAACACGCAGATAAACGTGGAATTCCTTTTGCCGTAATCACTGGCGAAACCGAAATGAATGAGGAAAAATTTGCCTTGAAGAATTTAATTTCCGGGGAACAAGTTTTGCTTGATTTTGAAGGATTGAAAGAAGCTTTGTTATAATTCCAGTTTCCATATAAACAAAAACGTCCCGAAATTTTCGGGACGTTTTTGTTTGCAAAAGGGTTGTTGTTATTTTTTTGCACAACAGCTTTTTGTTTCTTTTTTGCATTTAGCCATTTCTCCAGCAGTGCATTCTTTTCCTTCGGCTTTGCATTTTTCTTGACATTTGGCGATTTCTTCGGTCGTCATTGCTTTTGCACAACAGGATTCTTTTTTTGGAGTTGCTTTAGCAGTCGATTTTGTGTCTTGTGCACCAGCATTGATTGTGAATAAAACAACGGCTAATGCGATAAGTATTTTTTTCATTATTTTTTAAATTAAGAGTTTTTTACTATTGATTATTATTTTGAGAGTATTCTTGAATTTGTATCCCAAATATATAAAGAATACTTTAGGTAAAATACAATAACAAGTTAATATTTCCTTAATATACTGGGTTAATTAATGATTATTTTTTTGCTGTGTTCTCCTTTCGAAGTTTTTATTTTTACAATGTAAATTCCAGAAGGCATGTTTTTGATTGGAATCTGGATATTGGTTTGCTCTTTGTCTTTTGCATCCCAATTTGAAATAAATTGGCCTAATATGTTGTAAAGAGAAATTGCGTTTACCGTTGCATCTGGAATGTTGTTTTTGATTGTCAATATTTTATAATTGTTGGAAAACAAGACTATAATACCATCATTTGAATTGTTTTCAGTAAGGTCGAGTGCAATTTCAGTCGTTAGATTTTCAAATGTCAACGAGAAACGATTGTCGTGGTTTCCAACAGCAAGAGTTGTTTTGAAATTACTGTTTTTAAGATCATGATATATTCCTGTTTTGGTATCGTGTAAATAAATTTGGGTACTGGAAGTAACGTTTTCGAGTTCGTCAATTTTGATGGTTATCTCGCCTTCATTTGCCACGACTATTCCTAAAGGAATTATTCGGCTGGTATTGAAATCGGGCACGCCTTGAATCACGAATTGACTGTCGTTTATTATCCAATACATATCATTTTCATTGGTGTCAAACATAGGAGCATCATAACCTATATCAAAGAGATTGGTTGTATTAGAATCTGCACCAACCAATAATTGTCGATGTGCACCAACAGATGAATCGAAACCCAATCTAATTTTTGGTTTGGTTTGGGTGTTTGTTTTGGTATTTTCTCTTTTTTTCATGAAGACAGAATTAGGAACACTTTCCCTCATAAATACGCGTTGGCTGTTTTTGAAATTTAGGGTTCCTCCGCTAACTGTTGCAGCAGTTCCTGACAAGGCTGGGTCTATGTAGGCATCTACAAAGAAACCTTGTCCCACAGGAATGTATCGTTGTGGTACTTTTGAACCTGCTCCGCCAGCAGTTAAAGACGAGGTTCCAATGGCTTTGACTCCTCCAATTAAGGTGTAAGTGGCATAACCGCCTTCATATTCGGCTAAATAATGATTGTTGGATAACCCGAAATGATCCCAGAAATAGAGTGTACCATTGAAAACATTGACTCCGGCGCGACCAGCTAAATTGTCTAAAATGAATTCATCGGCATCAAGGGCAGAAGGATAGGGGTTTCCAACTAAATAGGTTTGGTCGAAAGTCAATGAAAGAGCGATATTTCCGTTATTTGGTTTTCCAACAAAAACATAGTTTTGGGTTGCATCGATTGCTGCAATTCCTCCCGTTCCTTTCATGGTAAAACCTTCTCCTGTTTTTAAAAGACCAGCATTTCCAATGTAGTTCCACTGAAAATAATCTTGCCATTCGGTATTCGTATCGAGTGTTTGAGAATTATAAGACCATATCCAACGGTTGCTCGTTAATATCGGAATTGATAAAGAGCCGTCGGCAAAATAGGCTCCGTCACCAAAAATTATGTTTTTAGGAATGGAAGAGTTTGTTCCGTCTTTCAAAACGCTTGCCGGCGAATAAGTTGTGTTATTGATTATTCCTTGAATATTGCTCACGGGTGATGACCAATAATTATAATTGAAACTATTTCGTTGCCCTTGCTGGTCGCGCTCGATATATCCTGAACTGGTTACGTCCAAGATGCTTTCGCTGAACTGGTTTGGAATATATCTTTTTTGTATCAATTGTGATTCACCCACTAAGTCAATAGTACCGTTTAGTTTTAAATAATGGGTAATCCAGAGTCCTTGACCGTCATTGTTTTCGATGGGTGAAGTCACAACAGGATCTGCGATGGTTAATTTTCCAGCTGTCGAAATTAAGCCCAATGCAGTAATGTCTTTATTTCCTGAATTGATGTTGTGGGCAGTTTGCACAATATTCCAATCTATTGGAGTTCCGTTATATCCAGTGCTATTGGGATAATCCCAAACCGAATCACCGTATTTCCATGGAG comes from the Flavobacterium limnophilum genome and includes:
- the hisS gene encoding histidine--tRNA ligase, which encodes MASKPSIPKGTRDFSPAEVAKRQYIIATIKSNFEKFGFQPIETPSFENSETLMGKYGEEGDRLIFKILNSGDYLAKADATLLQNKESNKLTSNISEKALRYDLTVPFARYVVQHQSEIEFPFKRYQIQPVWRADRPQKGRFREFFQCDADVVGSKSLWQEVELVQLYDSVFTQLGLEGVTIKINNRKILSGIAEVIGAKDKLIDFTVALDKLDKIGEDGVKKEMIEKGIAESAIEKVQPLFNFTGTISEKIEKLSALLAESEEGLKGVEELRFICDNVTSLGLNKAVLDLDVTLARGLNYYTGAIFEVAAPKTVSMGSIGGGGRYDDLTGIFGLKDMSGVGISFGLDRIYLVIEELNLFPETVTSTSKALFINYGEKEAFYSMKAITKLRSFGVKVELYPDNVKVGKQFQHADKRGIPFAVITGETEMNEEKFALKNLISGEQVLLDFEGLKEALL